In a genomic window of Roseiflexus castenholzii DSM 13941:
- a CDS encoding calcium/sodium antiporter translates to MDIITIVLFVLGLALLIVGAEGLVRGASRMALGLGVSPLVVGLTVVAFGTSAPELAVSIQSALAGPNGADVALGNVVGSNIANVLLILGISAVITPLVVQQQLIRLDVPLMIGVSALVFIMAMDGVINRIDGLILFSGIVIYTVFAIRQSRKESAEVQQEYRSEFDTGKPQSVGDWIKNILLLIGGLALLVLGARWLVDGAISVARAFGISELVIGLTIVAVGTSLPEIATSIIAALRGERDIAVGNVVGSNIFNLLSVLGLSSIVAPVGVNVAPAALNFDLPVMLAVAVACLPIFFTGRLIARWEGWLFLGYYIAYTLYLILAATQHEALPAFSTVMGLFVLPLTALTLLFLAWRAFHAERRTVAS, encoded by the coding sequence ATGGACATCATTACCATCGTGCTCTTTGTCCTTGGGCTGGCGCTCTTGATCGTCGGCGCAGAAGGATTGGTGCGCGGCGCATCGCGGATGGCGCTGGGATTGGGGGTATCGCCACTGGTTGTCGGATTGACCGTCGTCGCTTTCGGCACCAGTGCACCTGAGCTGGCAGTCAGCATTCAATCGGCGCTCGCCGGTCCGAATGGCGCAGACGTGGCGCTGGGAAACGTTGTTGGCAGCAACATCGCCAATGTGCTGCTCATTCTGGGCATTTCGGCGGTCATTACACCGCTCGTCGTGCAGCAGCAACTCATCCGTCTCGACGTGCCATTGATGATCGGCGTATCGGCGCTGGTGTTCATCATGGCGATGGACGGCGTCATCAACCGAATCGATGGGCTTATTCTGTTCAGCGGGATTGTGATCTATACCGTCTTTGCGATTCGCCAGAGTCGTAAAGAGTCTGCCGAAGTGCAGCAAGAGTACCGTTCAGAATTCGACACCGGTAAGCCACAATCGGTCGGTGATTGGATCAAGAATATACTGCTGCTTATTGGGGGGCTTGCGTTGCTGGTGCTCGGCGCACGCTGGCTGGTCGACGGGGCGATCAGTGTTGCACGGGCATTTGGCATCAGCGAACTGGTGATCGGACTGACGATTGTCGCGGTTGGAACGTCGCTGCCGGAGATCGCCACCTCAATTATCGCAGCACTGCGCGGCGAACGTGATATTGCGGTTGGGAACGTCGTGGGCAGCAACATTTTTAACCTTCTGTCCGTCCTTGGTCTGAGCAGCATTGTGGCGCCGGTAGGCGTGAATGTCGCACCAGCGGCGCTCAACTTCGATCTGCCGGTCATGCTTGCAGTTGCCGTCGCGTGTCTGCCGATCTTCTTCACCGGCAGACTGATTGCGCGCTGGGAGGGATGGTTGTTCCTGGGGTACTATATCGCATATACGCTCTATCTCATTCTGGCGGCGACGCAGCATGAAGCCCTGCCCGCGTTCAGCACGGTGATGGGATTGTTTGTGCTGCCCTTGACGGCTTTGACGCTGCTTTTTCTGGCATGGCGCGCGTTTCACGCGGAACGGCGCACGGTTGCATCGTGA
- a CDS encoding sensor histidine kinase: MSGTRLPPNPWLADHVIFFTSRWMVWGATLLWVLAQGLLDATQLWALCLALLVNMLATRFAQSYLRIVRRNPATLMIDIVYGVALVLFSGGWDSAFLLCASSSLVLPALMYGWRGGIMAGLTFVSIDLAALWAAGAPPADRLLTGEVSGMTLALTMMAPPLFGALVHPLVEMMRDYVEHRRAPSRRSPERSDMRPRRSAPPDAPSLPRESGGVRSISRDASEPSPVAQATRIRTAEHGADELRRLLFAPLAATDVELGTAIDILTSRFSQHTGIAVRVTQLGRARHVRHAQRQLLVRLAQEALLNVQQHAHASSVNVTLRYDSSSVVLMIQDDGIGLLDGTYERPGWRSLRTLQYRLAEHDGRLDVFELDGGGVTVRVSLPLD; the protein is encoded by the coding sequence GTGAGCGGGACACGCCTTCCGCCCAACCCGTGGCTGGCAGACCACGTGATTTTTTTTACGTCCCGCTGGATGGTGTGGGGCGCGACGCTCCTCTGGGTGCTGGCGCAGGGGTTGCTCGATGCAACGCAACTGTGGGCGCTATGTCTGGCGTTGCTGGTCAACATGCTTGCCACACGGTTCGCGCAGTCGTATTTGCGCATTGTCCGGCGTAATCCGGCGACCCTGATGATCGACATCGTCTACGGTGTGGCACTGGTCCTATTCAGCGGCGGATGGGATAGCGCGTTTCTCCTCTGTGCAAGTAGTTCTCTGGTATTACCGGCGTTGATGTATGGCTGGCGCGGCGGTATAATGGCAGGGCTGACGTTTGTATCGATCGATCTTGCCGCACTGTGGGCTGCGGGAGCGCCGCCCGCCGATCGCCTCCTGACCGGCGAGGTATCTGGGATGACGCTGGCGCTGACGATGATGGCGCCGCCGTTGTTTGGCGCTCTTGTGCATCCTCTGGTTGAAATGATGCGCGACTACGTCGAACATCGACGCGCGCCATCGCGTCGTTCACCCGAACGGTCAGACATGCGTCCACGCCGCTCTGCCCCGCCTGATGCGCCATCTCTGCCGCGCGAGAGCGGTGGGGTTCGTTCCATATCGCGTGATGCCAGCGAACCGTCGCCGGTGGCGCAGGCAACGCGCATTCGCACCGCAGAACATGGCGCGGATGAATTGCGCCGCCTGCTGTTTGCGCCGCTGGCGGCTACCGACGTCGAATTGGGAACGGCGATTGATATTCTGACATCGCGGTTCAGCCAGCATACCGGCATCGCGGTTCGCGTCACGCAATTGGGGCGAGCGCGGCATGTCCGCCATGCCCAACGCCAGTTGCTGGTGCGCCTTGCACAGGAAGCATTGCTCAATGTTCAGCAACACGCGCATGCCTCGTCGGTCAATGTAACGTTGCGGTACGACTCGTCGTCAGTGGTTTTGATGATTCAGGACGATGGCATTGGCTTGCTCGATGGAACGTATGAGCGCCCTGGATGGCGCTCCCTGCGCACCTTGCAGTATCGTCTCGCCGAGCACGATGGTCGTCTCGATGTGTTTGAACTCGATGGAGGCGGCGTAACGGTGCGTGTGTCGCTGCCGCTCGATTGA
- a CDS encoding peptidoglycan D,D-transpeptidase FtsI family protein: MRSVLRLISLGAAAVLLIYGVLQPIDQDSRWMAALWIALPLLYVAARLSLPSASTGIARHVQHLALAMAIGFVALSLQLLRQQFVYADAIAGAVFVDQQTGQTTSNVRKVVAALKVQRGPVLDRNGTVIVATEVVEGGYAVRRYPLAAMYDPTAFGNVVGFFSSRFGQSGIEATYNDYLSGERDSWRRLQDTLLDRPRVGDTVRLTIDARLQAAAHAALGERIGSIVVLDPRTGAVLAMVSRPGFDPRGLAFNPAAPDRQAENRRIDEYWRAINAEGAGQPLLNRSTQGRYAPGSTFKTVTAVAVLLHPEQGRPDAIDCPDERPTEPGAPPVVNAVRTGLEGIIRSTPFPAEPNLERVYAFSCNTAFAEYAMRLGPDLLAETARRFDIDRPQEASNVYNGFTDLPTLPSLLYVNPGFLNSRAALADTGFGQGELQVTPLQMAMVAATIANDGMMMRPFLVAEIIRPDGTTVVRNGPRPIRRVMPVDVAARMRSNMRAAVAYGFGKAADAVPGVEVGGKSGTAEYPCPTSADPERLCAHAWFIAIAPVDQPRFAVVVMIENGGEGSRLGAEVAGQVLRSAFDVVR; this comes from the coding sequence GTGCGTTCGGTTCTTCGGTTGATCAGCCTGGGTGCTGCGGCTGTGCTGTTGATCTATGGCGTGCTGCAGCCAATCGACCAGGATAGTCGCTGGATGGCGGCGTTGTGGATCGCGCTGCCGTTGCTGTATGTCGCTGCGCGTTTGTCGCTGCCTTCGGCTTCTACCGGTATCGCTCGCCACGTTCAGCATCTCGCTCTGGCGATGGCGATTGGCTTTGTTGCGCTGTCGCTCCAACTGCTCCGCCAACAGTTCGTGTATGCGGACGCTATTGCCGGTGCTGTGTTTGTTGATCAGCAGACCGGTCAGACGACCAGTAATGTGCGTAAGGTTGTAGCAGCACTGAAGGTTCAACGTGGACCAGTCCTTGATCGCAACGGAACGGTGATTGTGGCAACCGAAGTTGTCGAAGGCGGGTATGCAGTGCGTCGCTATCCGCTTGCGGCAATGTATGATCCGACAGCGTTTGGAAATGTCGTCGGCTTCTTCAGCAGTCGTTTCGGACAGTCCGGCATTGAGGCGACGTACAACGACTATCTCTCCGGCGAGCGTGATTCGTGGCGACGGCTCCAGGATACGTTGCTCGACCGTCCGCGCGTTGGCGATACGGTTCGCCTGACTATCGATGCGCGGTTACAGGCTGCGGCGCACGCGGCGCTTGGCGAACGCATTGGCTCGATTGTGGTGCTCGATCCACGCACCGGCGCGGTGCTGGCAATGGTTTCGCGCCCCGGTTTTGACCCACGTGGGCTGGCGTTCAATCCTGCTGCGCCCGACCGTCAGGCGGAAAATCGGCGGATCGACGAATATTGGCGCGCCATCAACGCCGAAGGCGCCGGTCAACCGTTGCTCAATCGTTCGACTCAGGGGCGATATGCGCCTGGCTCGACATTCAAAACTGTGACTGCCGTGGCTGTGTTGCTCCATCCTGAGCAGGGGCGTCCTGATGCCATCGATTGTCCCGATGAGCGCCCAACCGAACCTGGCGCGCCGCCGGTGGTCAATGCCGTGCGCACCGGGCTGGAAGGGATCATCCGTTCAACGCCGTTCCCCGCTGAACCGAATCTCGAACGGGTCTATGCCTTCTCGTGCAATACGGCGTTTGCCGAGTATGCGATGCGACTTGGACCGGACCTGCTCGCTGAAACTGCCCGCCGTTTCGATATCGATCGCCCCCAGGAAGCGTCGAACGTCTACAATGGCTTTACCGACTTGCCAACCCTGCCAAGTCTGCTCTATGTCAATCCCGGTTTTCTGAACAGCCGTGCTGCGCTCGCCGATACCGGCTTTGGTCAGGGAGAGTTGCAGGTCACGCCGTTGCAGATGGCAATGGTTGCTGCAACGATCGCAAATGATGGTATGATGATGCGACCATTTCTGGTGGCGGAGATTATTCGTCCTGATGGGACGACCGTGGTGCGCAACGGTCCGCGCCCAATCCGGCGGGTGATGCCGGTTGACGTCGCAGCGCGTATGCGCTCAAATATGCGCGCCGCAGTGGCATATGGTTTCGGTAAGGCGGCGGATGCAGTTCCTGGCGTGGAGGTGGGCGGTAAATCCGGCACGGCTGAATATCCCTGCCCGACATCGGCTGATCCCGAACGGCTGTGCGCCCACGCCTGGTTCATTGCAATCGCGCCCGTCGATCAACCGCGGTTTGCCGTCGTGGTGATGATCGAAAATGGCGGTGAAGGTTCGCGTCTTGGCGCTGAAGTGGCAGGTCAGGTCTTACGGTCTGCATTCGATGTCGTGAGGTAG
- a CDS encoding S41 family peptidase: MVLGNVLLRLGAVVSIVTLTGCGMAPVSTVRSTTAATDALPAWTEGIATSGASTPATATVTPLPSPTLVPTPIPTLTPTPDVPALDERLQIFDEVWRIVNEEYLYDDFGGIDWEGLYPDYRARIMRAQSRDEFYAAMIDMVAQLNDNHSRFVPPASVEAEDATASGQETRVGIGVSVQPKPDGGFIQQVFPESPAARAGIRPRDRIVAVDGRPYAVSDGDLQGDIGTSVRLTIARPGAKLRDVLLTRQEVRASILPYYRRFPGDIGYVAVPTLWVHDMGEQVSGALTDLVAGGSLRGLILDLRSNRGGWGEVLSGVLSHFVRGQVGVFFGRDYVRPLVVNPPAGPDMRNLSAGLVVLIDEETASYAEVLAAVLQAEAGAIVVGARSAGNTETIYAHALRDGSRLWLAQEGFRLRNGTDLEGRGVIPDVLLEVDWTRYSEDDDPQLLEALRLLGGGPK; encoded by the coding sequence ATGGTGCTGGGAAACGTCCTGCTTCGACTAGGGGCTGTCGTCAGCATTGTCACGCTGACCGGATGTGGCATGGCGCCGGTATCGACGGTGCGTTCCACAACGGCGGCGACTGATGCGCTGCCTGCATGGACTGAGGGAATTGCGACATCGGGTGCGTCCACTCCCGCAACTGCGACAGTAACACCGCTCCCTTCTCCCACGCTTGTTCCGACGCCGATTCCAACGCTCACTCCAACGCCTGATGTGCCTGCGCTCGATGAACGACTTCAGATTTTCGATGAAGTCTGGCGCATTGTGAACGAAGAATATCTCTATGATGATTTTGGCGGCATTGACTGGGAAGGGCTGTATCCCGACTATCGCGCCCGGATTATGCGGGCGCAATCGCGCGATGAATTCTATGCGGCGATGATCGATATGGTCGCCCAACTGAACGATAACCACTCACGCTTCGTCCCGCCCGCTTCTGTCGAAGCGGAAGATGCAACCGCCAGTGGACAGGAGACCCGTGTCGGAATTGGTGTGAGCGTTCAACCGAAGCCGGATGGCGGGTTTATTCAGCAGGTCTTTCCGGAAAGCCCCGCAGCGCGCGCCGGGATTCGTCCGCGTGATCGGATTGTGGCAGTGGACGGACGACCGTATGCGGTATCCGATGGTGATCTCCAGGGCGACATCGGCACGTCGGTGCGTCTGACGATTGCGCGCCCCGGCGCAAAATTGCGCGATGTGCTGCTCACCCGTCAGGAGGTGCGCGCCAGTATTCTGCCCTACTATCGCCGTTTCCCCGGCGATATTGGATATGTCGCTGTGCCGACGCTCTGGGTTCACGATATGGGAGAACAGGTGAGCGGCGCCCTCACCGATCTGGTGGCGGGTGGTTCGTTGCGCGGTCTGATCCTCGATCTGCGCTCGAACCGTGGTGGTTGGGGTGAGGTGTTGTCGGGGGTGTTGAGCCATTTTGTGCGCGGGCAGGTCGGTGTCTTTTTCGGGCGCGACTATGTGCGTCCGCTGGTCGTCAATCCGCCTGCCGGGCCGGATATGCGCAATCTCAGCGCCGGTCTGGTCGTCCTGATCGATGAAGAGACTGCTTCCTACGCCGAGGTGCTGGCAGCGGTGTTGCAGGCAGAAGCGGGGGCGATCGTCGTCGGGGCGCGATCGGCAGGGAATACGGAAACGATCTATGCTCACGCGCTGCGCGATGGGTCGCGCCTCTGGCTCGCGCAGGAAGGGTTTCGGTTGCGCAATGGCACAGACCTGGAAGGGCGCGGCGTCATTCCCGATGTGTTGCTCGAAGTCGATTGGACGCGCTATAGCGAAGATGATGATCCCCAACTGCTTGAGGCGCTGCGGTTGCTTGGTGGAGGACCAAAGTGA
- the hisB gene encoding imidazoleglycerol-phosphate dehydratase HisB, whose protein sequence is MQRAATIERQTGETNVALMLNIDGSGRVDIATGIGFLDHMLHLFARHGLFDLAVRADGDLHVDEHHTAEDVCICLGQAFDRALGERRGLVRTAHAYVPMDEALGFVAVDLSGRPYCVVDAAFVTPRVGRLGTDLIAHLFESIAVHGRMNLHARVLYGRNDHHKVEALFKALGRALDAATRIDERLGGVVPSTKGVL, encoded by the coding sequence ATGCAACGCGCGGCAACGATCGAACGGCAAACGGGCGAAACCAATGTGGCGCTGATGCTGAACATCGACGGTTCGGGCAGGGTCGATATTGCTACCGGCATTGGGTTCCTCGATCATATGCTTCACCTGTTTGCACGTCACGGTCTGTTCGATCTGGCGGTCCGCGCTGACGGTGATCTCCACGTCGATGAGCACCATACGGCAGAGGATGTCTGCATCTGCCTGGGGCAGGCATTCGATCGAGCGCTTGGCGAGCGCCGTGGGTTGGTACGCACGGCGCATGCGTATGTGCCCATGGATGAGGCGCTTGGATTCGTTGCGGTCGATCTGAGTGGACGACCGTACTGTGTAGTCGATGCGGCATTTGTGACACCGCGCGTCGGTCGGCTTGGCACCGATCTGATTGCCCATCTGTTTGAGAGTATTGCCGTCCACGGGCGCATGAATCTGCACGCGCGCGTCCTGTATGGGCGCAATGACCATCATAAAGTCGAAGCGTTGTTCAAGGCGCTCGGTCGCGCGCTCGATGCAGCGACGCGCATCGATGAGCGGCTTGGCGGCGTTGTTCCCAGCACGAAGGGGGTCCTATGA
- a CDS encoding TIGR03617 family F420-dependent LLM class oxidoreductase: protein MKLDATLVVDARRLNEAGKIARAAEAVGFAALWTPETQHNPFLPLTLAADHTAEIHLGTAVAIAFARSPMVMAQIAWDLQAFSGGRFILGLGTQVKAHIERRFGMTWDPPVPKLRDYIQALRAIWQAFQTGAKLDYRGQFYNHTLMSPFFNPGPIADPHIPVYIAGVNEGLARLAGELCDGFHVHPFHSVKYINEIVRPQVAAGAAKAGRDPSQVNLTSSVFLITGPDEASMEGSRAFVREQIAFYASTPTYRVVLACHGWEDVGEQLSRLAAARRWSEMGALITDDMLDVFAVTAPLDRIGKALRERYDGVLDRVGSYLPYTPGPLDDAWRQAVRDVSRGE, encoded by the coding sequence ATGAAACTCGATGCAACGCTGGTGGTTGATGCGCGCCGACTCAACGAGGCGGGCAAAATTGCGCGCGCCGCCGAAGCCGTGGGGTTCGCTGCGCTCTGGACGCCGGAAACGCAGCATAATCCCTTTTTGCCGCTGACGCTGGCAGCCGATCATACTGCCGAGATTCATCTGGGGACGGCAGTGGCGATTGCGTTTGCGCGCAGCCCGATGGTGATGGCGCAGATCGCCTGGGACCTTCAGGCGTTCTCTGGGGGACGCTTTATCCTGGGGTTGGGGACGCAGGTGAAGGCGCACATCGAACGGCGCTTCGGCATGACATGGGATCCGCCGGTTCCGAAATTGCGTGATTATATTCAGGCGCTGCGCGCAATCTGGCAGGCATTCCAGACTGGCGCCAAACTCGATTATCGCGGTCAGTTCTACAACCATACCCTCATGTCGCCCTTCTTTAACCCTGGTCCGATTGCCGATCCCCACATTCCTGTTTATATCGCCGGGGTCAACGAAGGATTGGCGCGTCTGGCAGGCGAGTTGTGCGACGGTTTTCACGTCCATCCCTTTCATAGTGTAAAGTATATTAATGAGATTGTCCGACCGCAGGTGGCGGCCGGCGCGGCAAAGGCGGGACGCGATCCGTCGCAGGTGAATCTGACGAGCAGCGTGTTTCTCATTACTGGTCCCGATGAGGCAAGTATGGAAGGTTCTCGCGCATTTGTGCGCGAACAGATTGCGTTCTATGCCTCGACTCCAACCTACCGCGTGGTGCTGGCATGTCACGGCTGGGAGGACGTCGGCGAGCAGTTGTCGCGTCTGGCAGCCGCGCGGCGCTGGTCCGAAATGGGGGCGCTGATTACCGACGATATGCTCGATGTGTTCGCCGTCACGGCGCCGCTTGATCGGATCGGCAAGGCGCTGCGCGAACGCTACGACGGCGTCCTCGACCGGGTCGGCAGTTACCTGCCGTACACGCCAGGCCCGCTCGACGATGCGTGGCGGCAGGCGGTGCGCGATGTGAGCAGGGGGGAGTGA
- a CDS encoding nucleotidyltransferase family protein, with amino-acid sequence MPLQIDLPREAIADFCHRWRVVEFAIFGSALRDDFRPDSDVDILVTFEPGVQWTFQQWLAMVRELEEIFGRKVDLVERSLVEQSENYIRRKHILSHLERVYVAR; translated from the coding sequence ATGCCATTACAGATCGATCTGCCACGAGAAGCGATTGCCGACTTCTGCCATCGCTGGCGCGTTGTGGAATTTGCAATCTTCGGATCGGCGCTGCGCGACGATTTCCGTCCAGATAGCGATGTGGACATCCTGGTAACATTCGAACCAGGCGTGCAGTGGACATTTCAGCAGTGGTTGGCGATGGTGCGCGAACTGGAGGAGATATTTGGTCGCAAGGTGGATCTGGTTGAGCGGTCGCTGGTTGAACAAAGTGAGAACTATATTCGTCGAAAACATATCTTAAGTCACCTGGAACGCGTCTATGTGGCGAGATGA
- a CDS encoding HepT-like ribonuclease domain-containing protein — protein MWRDDAYLLDMLIAARIARQFSEELTWEDFRRNSLYQHAIAKALENIGEAARKISDETKMAHPEIPWSQIIALRHRIVHDYFRLDLFKVWDIVQHDVPDLIRMLEPLVPPEEP, from the coding sequence ATGTGGCGAGATGATGCTTATTTGCTGGACATGTTGATTGCGGCCAGGATAGCGCGTCAGTTCAGCGAGGAACTTACGTGGGAGGATTTTCGACGTAATTCCCTCTACCAGCACGCCATTGCAAAGGCTCTGGAGAACATCGGTGAAGCCGCGCGTAAAATCTCAGACGAGACGAAAATGGCTCATCCCGAAATCCCCTGGTCTCAGATTATTGCATTACGGCATCGCATCGTGCATGATTACTTCCGTCTTGATCTGTTCAAAGTGTGGGATATTGTGCAACACGATGTTCCTGACTTGATCAGGATGCTTGAACCTCTGGTTCCACCGGAAGAGCCGTAA
- a CDS encoding LamG-like jellyroll fold domain-containing protein, with translation MPVFCIHRLTLLRLPLLILTLLLTLIPAHPGRAQGDFSLRFYGAGRDGVDRVVIPLDAPPRPVDVGDDFTIEFWLKALPGENAAPPCIPGGDTWINGNIVFDRDVYFAGDYGDYGISLAGGRLAFGVNNGAEGTTLCGRAEVTDGRWHHLAVTRSAANGALAIFVDGRLDASGDGPTGDVSYRNGRATPYPADPFLVIGAEKHDAGPEYPSFRGWIDEVRISRVVRYRDAFTLPSAPFTPDPDTVALYHFDEGAGTVVYDTSGAPGGPSNGFLRVGGSPPGPEWSNDTPWRIAAEPTTAPTLLPASTALPMPSPGVLAVAETGTPVLVEAASPNALAPSVAPVITAVPATQDMPTAAPVIPSPVAAPYVSAGPPLWLAGVAAIGLLLAGIGLALMLRQNKQ, from the coding sequence ATGCCCGTCTTTTGTATCCATCGACTGACATTGCTCCGTTTGCCGCTCCTCATCCTGACGCTGCTGCTGACGCTGATCCCGGCGCACCCCGGCAGGGCGCAGGGCGATTTCTCGTTACGCTTCTACGGCGCCGGGCGCGATGGTGTTGATCGCGTCGTCATCCCGCTCGATGCGCCGCCGCGCCCGGTCGATGTCGGCGATGATTTCACCATCGAGTTCTGGCTCAAGGCGCTCCCCGGCGAGAATGCCGCACCTCCCTGCATACCCGGCGGCGATACCTGGATCAATGGCAATATCGTGTTCGACCGCGATGTCTACTTCGCTGGCGATTACGGCGACTATGGCATCTCTCTGGCCGGCGGACGGCTTGCGTTTGGCGTCAACAACGGCGCAGAAGGAACAACGCTCTGCGGTCGCGCTGAGGTGACCGATGGACGCTGGCATCATCTGGCGGTCACGCGCTCTGCTGCCAACGGTGCGCTGGCAATTTTTGTCGATGGACGCCTCGACGCCAGCGGCGATGGTCCAACCGGCGATGTCAGTTATCGCAATGGGCGCGCTACACCGTATCCTGCCGACCCGTTCCTGGTTATCGGCGCGGAGAAGCACGATGCCGGTCCTGAATATCCATCGTTTCGCGGATGGATTGATGAGGTGCGCATCTCACGCGTTGTGCGCTACCGCGACGCCTTCACTCTGCCATCCGCGCCGTTCACTCCCGATCCCGATACGGTTGCGCTGTACCATTTTGACGAAGGTGCGGGCACAGTGGTCTACGACACATCGGGCGCTCCGGGTGGTCCAAGCAACGGCTTCCTGCGCGTTGGCGGATCACCCCCTGGTCCTGAGTGGTCGAATGATACTCCCTGGCGGATTGCAGCAGAACCAACGACTGCGCCAACGTTGTTGCCAGCGTCAACCGCGCTGCCGATGCCTTCGCCAGGCGTTCTCGCTGTTGCCGAAACCGGCACGCCTGTGCTGGTGGAAGCCGCTTCGCCAAACGCGCTTGCGCCATCTGTCGCTCCGGTGATAACGGCTGTGCCCGCCACGCAGGATATGCCAACCGCTGCACCGGTCATTCCTTCTCCAGTTGCTGCCCCTTACGTGTCTGCCGGTCCACCGCTCTGGCTGGCCGGCGTCGCTGCTATTGGATTGCTGTTGGCGGGTATCGGGCTTGCGCTGATGCTGCGGCAGAATAAGCAATAA
- a CDS encoding LamG-like jellyroll fold domain-containing protein gives MRNRRFRFTSILMALIGVVSFLFASSAPASSPEPASSGYALRFYGNGSGDIDRVKVRIDPQVPADVGGDFTIEFWLKTTATGGSCSPGASGDGWIAGRTIIDRDVYGNGDYGDYGISLAAGRICFGVERGATGTTIYGSTNVANGQWRHIAVTRNTSSGQMRIFVDGQLDVQGTGPAGDISYRDGRATAYPNSDPFLVFGAEKHDAGSEYPSYAGLLDDIRISNGVRYTGAFTRPTAPHAVDGQTVALYRFDEGSGTTISDATGGSPGVRQLGGSPAGPVYVTDTPFGSTPPPPPPNLEPRAYLPLVVR, from the coding sequence ATGCGCAATCGTCGTTTCCGGTTCACGTCTATCCTGATGGCGCTCATCGGTGTGGTGTCCTTCCTGTTTGCCTCGTCTGCACCCGCTTCTTCGCCAGAACCTGCGAGTAGCGGCTACGCGCTCCGGTTCTACGGGAACGGCAGCGGCGACATCGACCGGGTGAAGGTGCGGATCGATCCGCAGGTTCCTGCCGATGTCGGCGGCGATTTCACCATCGAGTTCTGGCTGAAAACGACGGCCACCGGCGGCTCGTGTTCGCCTGGCGCTTCTGGCGATGGGTGGATCGCCGGCCGGACGATCATCGACCGGGATGTGTATGGCAATGGCGACTACGGCGATTACGGCATCTCGCTGGCGGCGGGGCGGATTTGCTTCGGCGTGGAGCGCGGCGCGACGGGAACGACGATCTATGGCAGCACGAATGTGGCGAATGGGCAGTGGCGACATATCGCGGTGACGCGCAACACGAGCAGCGGGCAGATGCGCATCTTCGTCGATGGGCAACTCGACGTGCAGGGAACCGGTCCTGCGGGTGACATCAGTTACCGCGACGGGCGCGCAACAGCGTACCCGAACAGCGACCCCTTCCTGGTCTTCGGCGCGGAGAAGCACGATGCAGGATCAGAGTACCCCTCATACGCAGGGTTGCTCGACGATATCCGCATCTCGAATGGGGTGCGCTACACCGGCGCCTTCACACGCCCAACGGCGCCGCACGCCGTGGATGGGCAGACGGTCGCGCTCTACCGGTTCGACGAGGGGAGCGGTACGACCATCAGCGACGCAACCGGCGGCAGCCCTGGGGTGCGGCAGTTGGGTGGATCGCCCGCCGGTCCGGTCTATGTGACGGATACGCCATTTGGCAGCACGCCGCCTCCACCACCGCCGAACCTCGAACCGCGCGCCTATCTGCCACTGGTGGTGCGCTGA